The window TGCCTTAAAAAAATAGCGCAAGATATTGATTATTAAGGATAAAATAAAATAGATCAAATAATGATCAATCTGAGGGGTGTGACGCAGTCCGCGGTGTTGGGGGCGTTTTCACCCGAACTTTCCACTAACTTATCCACAGGAATTGTGGACAAAATAATTGTGTATTTTGGCGCATTATCTATCTGATCTGTCATATTACTGAGATGAATAGATAGACTTTTTGATTTGGCTTGCACCAAAATATCGCGAAAAATATTGTAAGAAAGCTGACCACCATGACTCCCGAAAGATTTCAACGTATTACTTCCGTTCTCAACAAGCGACAACCGGATCTTACGGTTATCACTGACGAAGTCCACAAGGGGCGCAACCTTTCAGCGATCACCAGAACCTGTGACGCGGTGGGTATCGATACCATCCACTGCGTTATGCCAGAAGACGGGTACCAGACATACAATGGCACTTCAGCTAGCGCCGAAAAGTGGGTGGCAGTGCAACATCACTCGAGTATCAGCGCACCGGTTAACGACCTGAAGCGGGAAGGCTTTCAGTTGGTTGCTGCTAATTTGGGCGACAATACCCTTGACTACCGCAATGTGGATTACACCAAGCCTACGGCTCTTGTTTTGGGGGCGGAAGTAAAAGGCGTGAGCCCCGAAGCTGCAGCAGCGGTAGATTATAACGTGACGGTGCCCATGGTCGGTATGGTTGAGTCGTTCAACGTGTCGGTAGCGGCAGCCATCATTTTGATGGAGGCCCAGCACCAGCGACAGCAGGCTGGTTTGTATGACCAGCCTCGCCTGACGGCCGATGTGTACCGCGCGCGGTTTTTCCACTGGGCGCATCCCGTCTTGGCTAAATGGTGCGATGACAATGGCGTTGAGTATCCGCCGGTGCGAGAAGACGGTGAAGTGAAGAATTTGTCCGCATGGTACAGCGCAGAGCAAGCGCGCCTCGAATAAAAAAAGCCCGGTGTTTCTGGGGGGAGAACACCGGGCCAGGACCATTAGGAGTGAAACATTAAGGACTATATCCTCAACGAGCTTGAGAAAGCTCTACTGGTGGCAACAGACTTGGGGGGGATGATTGCCACCAGTAATTTAAGTATTGGCGAATTTTCGCGTTATGCCAGCGTACTTTTCTCCGCTTTTAAAACATTTTTAAATAGAATTGACGTTGTTTAGCGCCACGAGTATTGCTGGCGTCGGCGGTAGTGTGGTTGATTTGCCTGGTTGCTAGACAAACTCGAAAAGCGCGTTAACAGGTGGAATACTGCGTTGAAGCTGCGTGGCCGTCGCATTGCGGGGGAACCAGGTATCTATATTATTGCGAATGGTGCGCAGATTTGTCTCGCTGCTATGAAAAGCAGCCGTAATCGGTTCGTAGGTCATTTCGTGGTCGGCATAACTGAGTTTTGCCAGCTCGTTCAATTCGCCATAAATTACAGTGACGAGATCGAAAACGCAGTCTTTGCGATGTATTTCGCTGGTTTCCCAATAGGCGTTTGTCAACGCCTCCAGTAGATCCTCAAGGTGGGTGATTGCGTCGGCGATTAAAACTCGGCTCATGATCTGACTATTCCTCAAATTTGCTTAACATCAGTATAGTCGCGCCGACACTGGTATACAGGAATTAAGCTGTTGGCTGATGATTGGGTCTTATTAACCCCTCCTGGCATGTTGATAAAATCAACCGGCCGTCGCGGGTAAAGATGCTACCGTGGGCGAACCCGCGGGCGTTGCCAGCCCAAGGGCTGTAGGTTGTGCACAGTAGCCAATCGTCCGCCCGGAATTCCCGTGAATGGAACCACATCGCATGATCGATGCTTGCGGCAATGATTTCACCGGTGAACAACGACGTATTGTGGGGAAGCAGGGTTGTTGCCAGCAGCCCCAAGTCAGACGCAAACGCAAGTGTGCAGTAATGTTCAATGCTCTCGTCAGAGAGCCGCTCTTTTGCTCTCATCCAAAACATAGCTCGCGGAGCCCTAACTTCTGTTGTGTCGCAGGAAACGCCGTCCAGTGGAAGAATCTCAAGTGGGTTAAAGGCGCCCGCACGGTTGTCGCTCGGCGGAATGTGCTGATCATGTACGATTGGATTGGCAGTCTTTAGCAGTTCTTCCGGGCTAGCAATGCCCTCTGGCATTGATTCCTGGTGGTGATAGCCATCTTCTAATTGGTGAAATGAGGCCGACATGTTAAAAATCGGTTTCCCATATTGGCGGGCTACAGCGCGCCTGCTGCGAATGGATTGCCCGTCTCGCACCGTCTCTACGTCGTATATTACCGGGTCAGCACTCCTGCCCGCGCGCAGAAAATAGGCGTGTAAGGAGTGCGGGAGCAGGTTGGGGTCGTCGATGGTTTTGGTGCACGCCATGAGTGCTTGCGCCAGCACCTGTCCGCCAAACAGAGTGCCCATAAAGTTTTCGCGGTGATGAATGTTGCGGAACAAGTTCGTATCGAGCTTTTCCAGTTGCAGAAACTGACCGATGGATGTAGCCATAATTACTCTCTAAATACTCTGGCCAATTGGCCGATACCTACCCTGTTATTACAGGAATTAACATGCGATGCCTGAGTCCATAAAACTGACCTACTTACCGCGCTTGGCGTTCAGGGTAGCCTGCCTGATAATTGCTGCTCTGGTGCTAAGCGGTTGTACTGCAGCGTATACAGGGCATTTGGTGGGCGCTGGGCTCCAGCATATGCATTTGAAAGATCAACAGGCGGTGCTGAGAAGCAACGTCTGGCGCTTGCCTCTCAACACCCGATTATTTCTTGCTCGGCCGCAGTTTCCCCATGTTTTAGATGACAAGCACACAAGCATGCCGCGTGCGCGAACAGCATTACACCAGGCACTGGAGCTGGCGTTGCGACATGATTTTCCCAATTTGAGCATTGCCAAAGCGGATTTAAACCAGCAAGAAGCCTTGTTGGCGGCTCGCCTGAACGGTGCACAAATCGCCTTGATTCCGCAGTTATTTCAGTACACCAACGCCAAAAACACCTGGCGCGAATATAGCGAGTCAGCCGCGCTGCCTGAGCAAGCGCGTTTTGGTCGCGATACTGCAGTATTTCAGATCGTTGTGTTGGATGTTGTCACTGGCGCTCATATCGATACGGTTACCGCCACGACTAACCAGCGCCTGTTTGCCAATGCAAGCCAGGCGGCCGAGATCTACCAGAATGCCTCTGCGCGCTATGCGCAAAT of the Teredinibacter turnerae T7901 genome contains:
- the trmH gene encoding tRNA (guanosine(18)-2'-O)-methyltransferase TrmH — its product is MTPERFQRITSVLNKRQPDLTVITDEVHKGRNLSAITRTCDAVGIDTIHCVMPEDGYQTYNGTSASAEKWVAVQHHSSISAPVNDLKREGFQLVAANLGDNTLDYRNVDYTKPTALVLGAEVKGVSPEAAAAVDYNVTVPMVGMVESFNVSVAAAIILMEAQHQRQQAGLYDQPRLTADVYRARFFHWAHPVLAKWCDDNGVEYPPVREDGEVKNLSAWYSAEQARLE
- a CDS encoding acyl-CoA thioesterase, whose amino-acid sequence is MATSIGQFLQLEKLDTNLFRNIHHRENFMGTLFGGQVLAQALMACTKTIDDPNLLPHSLHAYFLRAGRSADPVIYDVETVRDGQSIRSRRAVARQYGKPIFNMSASFHQLEDGYHHQESMPEGIASPEELLKTANPIVHDQHIPPSDNRAGAFNPLEILPLDGVSCDTTEVRAPRAMFWMRAKERLSDESIEHYCTLAFASDLGLLATTLLPHNTSLFTGEIIAASIDHAMWFHSREFRADDWLLCTTYSPWAGNARGFAHGSIFTRDGRLILSTCQEGLIRPNHQPTA
- a CDS encoding DUF4823 domain-containing protein; amino-acid sequence: MPESIKLTYLPRLAFRVACLIIAALVLSGCTAAYTGHLVGAGLQHMHLKDQQAVLRSNVWRLPLNTRLFLARPQFPHVLDDKHTSMPRARTALHQALELALRHDFPNLSIAKADLNQQEALLAARLNGAQIALIPQLFQYTNAKNTWREYSESAALPEQARFGRDTAVFQIVVLDVVTGAHIDTVTATTNQRLFANASQAAEIYQNASARYAQMLSGREP